ACTTCAGTGGGTGCCGGGAAGCACGGTCTACGGAGTAGGAAACCGTATGCAGATTAACCTTTGTTATTCTACGGAGATGTTAGGTGGCCTGAAAGCTTATGGTGGTTCCGGCTATCTGTCTGCCGAGTTTGTCGAACTGATACATAAGCGGGGTGAGCTGTCCCGTAAACGGGCTACTTTTTTCTATAACGGTGCTGTTTATGATTATATCGGAACTGCTACCGATGCAGGTAAGTGGGTGGTTTCGGGACGCTCCATGTGTAACGTGAAGAAGCATATCGTTGGTGGTACAAAAGATACGGACGGTGGGGCGGTAGCCGAAAATTCGGGCTTTGCTACTCCTATGTTGCGTTTGGCGGAGGTTTATTTGCTTTATGCGGAAGCGGTACTGGGTACAAAGAGTGAGATTGACGCTACCACCGTAGAAGGCAAAAAGGCTTTGCTTTATTTCAATAATGTCCGTGAGCGTGCCCGTGATAAGAACGCGGAAGAGCCGAATGAGAATTTGGCGGACTTGACCAGGCTGACATTGGATGATATTTGGACGGAACGTCGTTGCGAACTGGCAATGGAAGGACAGTTCTGGTATGATATTGTACGTCGTGCATATTGGAATAAGGAATGGGTACTCGACTTTCTGAATAACCAGAAAAGAGGTTATAAATATACGTATGACGGCTCCACCTTCAAGTGGAGAGATTCGGACGGTCGTGAAGCGAAACCGGCAACGGAAGATAAACTGTTGCTGCCTTACCCGCTGAATGAAGTGACAATGAATCCTTTGTTGAGGGAAGAACCTGTTCATTTTGATATTGCGGCAGAATAATAACCTTTAAAATCGAAATTAAATGAAGCTTTTAAAATATATAGGAAAGAATTGCATGCTGGGGCTGATGTTGGTTGTATGCTTGTCGGCATGCCAGGATGAAGACCGGGTATCGGTAGCCCGTATCTGTACGCAGAAAGTGGGTGATACACAGACGGAACTGACCAAGGTACGCCTGGGAGAGATGGTACGCATTGAGGGTAGCGGATTTGCTACGACGAAAGCTGTTTATTGCAATGGTACATTAGTGTCGGGAGTAAACAGTAACTTCATTACTGATACACAGATTATTTTTACCGTGCCCAAATCCATCCCTATTGGTTCGGAAGTCAAGAATAAGGAAGAACTGAACACGATACGTATTGTGACCAAGTATGATGATTTTGTTTACCCGATTCCTATTTTGGGCGGTACGCCTGCAATAACCGGAGTTTCCCATACCTTGGCGAAAGCCGGCGAACAGATTAAAATCTACGGAACCAATCTTCGCGGGATAGAGAAAGTGACATTTCCGGGTGGCATTGTTGTGGAAGCGGATGCGTTTACAGAGAATACTGATTATACGACAATAACGGTGAATGTTCCCGAAGGTGGTGACTTGGTAGCCGGAGAACTTAGCGTGGAAGGTGTAAGCGGTGGCGCTTATTCTTATAATTATATGAACTGTAAAGAATGTGTCTTTATAAATAAATTCCAGCAGGGCGATGATGATGCTTATAATTATAGCAATATGCTGACGGCTGTCATGCAGTCGCCACTACCGGAAGAAACATATGGAGAACCGGGAAACCCGGAGTGTTACAGAGGCTTCCCGAAAGACGGGCCGTCGGACATCGACCCTATATTGAATGATAATCAGGAGATAGGGAATTTCAGGCTTTATTCCGCCAAGATGTGGGATATTGTACTGGCTAATTCCAACGGGCTGATAAAGGAAAATACACTTTGTGACAAGTTGGCTATTCAATTTGATTATTATGCCACTACTCCATGGACGACAGGTTGTTTCCGTTGGGAAATGATTGAAAGTAACGGAAATTACCGACAGACGACATTGTCATGGGTAGAGAGCGGAGAGATTGTTCCGGTGACCTTCAGAGGATGGAGAACATTGACTATGCCTTTATCTGAAATGACGGACGTGAAGGGAAAGACTGTGAAGCAGGTAAAAGAGGCTGTTGGTGATAAAGGGGGCAAGTTTATGTTCAAGGTGGGCAAATTCCAGGTTGGCGGAACCTACTATACCGGAATAACAATGCGGGATTGCCAGGTTTTTGTGGGTAATTTCCGTGTAGTGCCTTATTCCAAAAAGCCATATGATAATAACTAACCTTTAGAAATGATGAAAACAATACAATATTTGAAATATAGCTGGTTGTTCTCTCTCTTGATAATGATGAGTGGGGGACTGATATCGTGCGGCGACGATGATGTATATAACAAACGGGATGCCGGTTCTGATAAAGTACTGATTGAAAGTATCCGCGTGCAGAGCAATGATTTATGGGCTCCTGTGGCACAAGTACGTGTCGGTACGGCTGTCCGGATAGAAGGGAATAACTTGGAAAAGGCTTCCGCTGTCTACTTCAATGGATATGAGGTGACTTCAGAGCATTTCACCAATATAGGCAAAACATATATTGAAACAGTAGTGCCGGAGAATACTCCTATCGGACACCAGGTGACAGACGAAACGGTGAAGAATACGGTTCGGGTAGTGACCGATGTAAACGAGTTTACATCGGAACTGAACATTATCAGTAAATCGTTGAATGTAAGTGGCATTGCTTTGTATGAAAACGAAGAAGCATCTATTCCCGGAAGTACTGTAACCGAAGCGGAGTTAGGCAGCAAGATTCAAATACAGGGGGCAGGTTTGGATTTTGTAACGGCTGTTTATTTTAACGGGAAGGCAACCACAGAAAAATTTATCTTGCAGTCTGCCGTAGGAATTACATTGCACATACCGAAGGATACTCCGTTAGGCTCTAATGTCACTAATTCTTCCGACCGGAATACGATAACAGTGGAGACCGAATTTGGAGAGAAATTTATTTATTCGTTCACCATTAAAGGTAATCCGCCGACATTCACCGGCGTGCGTTCTGCCGACGGGTCGGAAGTAATCACTAAATCTAAAGGCGGAGAAACAATCCGGCTGATTGGAACACATTTGGAGACTGTGACGAGTATCTATTGCAATGGCAAAGAATTGACCGATTTCGAGACTACACCGGAATATATCCTGTTGACACTTCCTAAGGATTTGCCTGTCGGTTCGGCTGTAACGAATGAAGAAACCAGAAATAAAATTCGGATTGTATCGGAATTCGGAGAAGCTGCGCTTGACTTTGAATTTAGGGGAAATGGTGCTGCTCCGGTGATTGACCGGGTTTCACATACGTTGGCGAAAGCGGGAGAACGTATCGAATTACTGGGAGAAAACTTTATCGACATAGAAAAGGTGGTGTTCCCGGGTGAGGTGGAAGCTGACTTGCAGACAATGACAGTTGGCAGTGATTATAAGACCTTATCTGTTCTGATACCTGTAGGTGGTGACCAGACTGCAGGAGCTATCCGGGTGGAAGGTATTAATGGTATAGGATATTCTTATGGTTATTTGAATTGTCACAGTAATGTGTTTATCGAGAAGTTTAGTGGTGACAGTTGGGGAACGCATCAGGCGGGAACGAGAATTTCCGGTAATTTATCGGCGGAAGTCGGTGTTTCAGGTGAATGGCCGCAGAACCCCGGAGTATACCGTGCTTTTCCTGCCAACGGTACTGTTGATTATAAAGCCGATGGTACTGATGATACGAATAACAACGGATATTATTCCTTCAAAGTACAGAAAGCCTGGCAGCATTTATTAGATAATAATGCTCTTGACGGGACTGTTAATTGTGATGATTTGGCTGTTCAGTTTGATTGCTGGATGAGTTGCAACTGGACTGCGGGGGCTCTTCGTTTTGCCTTCAAAGGCGATAATGAAATAACATTTGTTCCGTGGCATACAGGCTGGAGTGATGAATACAAAACGGTTGATGTCGATTTTTCAAAAGGCTGGAAAACATTTACTTTCCCATTGTCGGAAATGGCAAGTGTTGCAGGAAAAACAGTAAAGCAGGCTTCCGAAAGTACAGAGAATGGACGGTTTACATTTATCTTCGGACGTTTTAATTATTCAAGTTGGTCTCGTGGAGAAGCTATGGATGGTTTCCGTATCTGCTTTGGTAATTTCCGTATTGTCCCATATGTTAAAGGGGAGTAAACTGTGTTTCCTATGAATAGATTTACTTATATATTACTTGTCTTCTTATTATTCCTTTCTTGCGGAGGAAGTAATGAGAAATTAGAGTCTCCGGATAAGAATCCGGAGACAGAAATCGACCCGTATGAAACTCTTTCTATTGATACAGATATTGAATATCAGGAAATAATAGGTTTCGGTGGAATGAATACCAAGTGGCAGGCTTCTACTTTGTCTGATAGCGAGGTGGCCACCCTTTATGGGAAAGAGAGTGGGCAACTGGGCTATAATGTGTTGAGGATACGTATATCTCCTAATGGTGAGAAGGACTGGAAACAGATAACAGGTACGGTAAGGAAAGCTAAATCGTTGGGAGCGGTAATTCTAGCTACTCCCTGGACGGCTCCTGCCGAACTGAAAACCAACAAAAGCATCGTGCAGGGAGAACTGGAAGATTATGCGGGATATGCAGCTTATCTGAAACGTTTTGTACAGTATATGAAAGATAATGATGCTGCCATTGATGTACTTTCCATTCAGAACGAACCGGATATTGATGTAGACTATGAGAGTTGCCAATGGTCGCCCGCACAGATATATAACTTTGTGAAAGCCTATGGTGCGGAGCTTCGTAATACCGGAGTGAAACTGCTGGCTGCCGAACATTCAAAATTTAACCATACATTTACAGACCTGCTTCTGAATGATGCACAGGTTGCAGAAAATATGGATTGTATTGGCGGGCATATTTATGGCGGTGGTCTGGCTGAGTACGATTTGGTTTCGCAAAAAGGGAAGGAATATTGGATGACTGAACATTTGCTCAATAAAGCATGGGATGATAAGACATTGAAAAGTCCTGAGGCATTGAGAATGGAGAATCTTGCATTTGCGGAAGAAGTGAACCAGTGTATGGAGAAAGGCTTTAATGTCTATATATGGTGGTATCTGAGACGTTTCTATAGCATGTTGGGAGATGGGGACGGTGGTTCTGTCCGAAGTGAAGTTACTACACGGGGATATTTCCTGTCTCATTTTGCAAAATATGCAACCGGGCGGACACGTGTTAAAGCAACCTTGCCCCAAAGTATTGTTTCGGGAATATCCGCCACTGCCTATAAAGATGCGGATGGAAATATATCTGTGATGTTGGTTAATTCGTCGGCAAATGCAATGAAAGATTTGAAACTGAATCTACCTTTTAAGGCTGGCAAGATTACTAAAGTTGTGACAGTCTCCGGTACAACCCTTGCCGGGACGAATAAGAAGATGGCTCAATCAACGGTTGATTTAGATGATGGGGTAGAAGTGGAAGCTTATAGCGTGGTCACTTTATTAATCGAAAGATAGTATGTGCCAGATGAGAATTAATAGAAGTAAAATAGTGAGCCGGGTGCTGTTCGTCTTCGGGCTTGTTCTGTCATGTGCATGCAGTGAACAGGAAATATCTGTTACTGATGACGGAGCGACGGATGAAGACACCAAGACAGAAGAGAGCGGGGTAGTGTTGTTCCCGCGTTTGGGGGATTTTCCCTTGAGCGGTACATTTGCAATGAAAGTCAATGGGCAGGCTGCCTTTGTCGAGACTAAGGGACATTATGATGTGCCTATCCACTATGCACAATTGAGTATCCGGTCAGAAGAGGTACTTCAGGTTGAAATAACAGTTGACGAGGCGATAAACAGGTATTCCATTAGTCCGTTGCGAAAGGGAATCCAAGGTCGTGCGGAAGGCAATACGCTTCAATTTACAGTAAATGAACCGGGATATTTTTTAGTGAGAATCAATGACTTGGAGGATTTGTTTCTCTTAATAAATCCACAAGTTGATTATCGGGCTCAGATAGCAAACAAAAAGATAATCAATGTGACGGATTACGTTTCGGACATTACGGGGGAAACAGTGCAGACAGCCGTATTGCAACAAGCGATAGATGAAGCGGCGAGACAACAGGCAGTCCTTTATTTCCCGGATGGGATTTACCGTACCGGTACTTTGCAGATGCGTAGTAATATGACAGTTTTCTTATCGGACGGGGCGCTTATCATAGGAAGTACGGTTGAGAGTGATTATATTCGTGAGAAGGAATACGGGACAAATGCCGCCGCGTGTGGTTCTTTAATCCGTTTGGCGGGAGTCAGTAATTTCCGAATGATTGGCAATGGTACGATTGATGGTGCGGCTTGGTCGGGATTACGGAGAAAACCTGGAGAATCGGTTCCCGAAGGAGGAAAGCCCGTTAATTATGCGACAGAGATTTATTTGATGTTTGCTTCTGATTGTCAGAATCTGTATTTCGATGGGGTGGTACTTCGTGACCCTGTATTTTGGAACACACGTATTTTTCGTTCGCGCGAGGTAAGGATGGAAAATATAAAGGTTCTTAATGACCGTCCGGAACGTGACTGGACTAATACGGACGGAATTGTTTTTGATTCTTCGTTACATTGTTCGCTGCGCAATGCAGTAATCTATGGCGGTGATGATAATTGTGTGGTGAAAGGGCGTGACAGGCGTTTGGAGTATGATACGGAAGATATCTTGTATGACGGAGTATTGACCGTAACCAATTCGTCAGGGGTGAAAATAGGAACAGAGACTTTCGTACACCGGATAAATGAGGTCGTTTTCCGTAATATTGATATTGTAAGTGCGCAGCGCTCGATTGTGATTGATGCTAAAGACGGTTCTCAAATCAGTAATGTCCGGTTTGAGAACATTGTTATTGAAGGGTTTTATAAATTGTCCGGTGGCTATCGTTTGATAGATTTCCGGCTGATGAACCGGGACGCGGTTCCTTGTACTAGTACAATATCTGATATAAAAATATCCGATGTGGATGTTTGGAATGGCATGGATGGCGTAAAAGTGCGCTTTGAAGGTAAGGATGACGAGGCTTTTATCCGGAATGTCACATTGAAGGATATGAAGGTCAGGCATCAGAAAGTTGAAAGTTTGCAGGAACTTGTTGAAAAGGCAAACAATCTGGAGTTAAATAACTATGTATATCAGTTGTTACTGGAATGAGAGGAACAGCCGGTGATAGTATAAATGTCTAATTAATTAAATAAGTTGTATATGAAAAAGGTAATTATTCTTTTGATTTGTATGTGTGCAGTTCTTTCTATTCAGGCAAAGAAAGAGCCGGTAAAGATTTTTCCTCGCAGTTATGGGTACTATACGAAAGGGAACAACGGAGCTCAAACGATTACTTATGACAAAGGGTACGGACGTTTCGGATGGAATAACAAAGGTTTTAAAACCGACTTGTCGGCTTATACCCATATGGTATTAGAGATTGAACCGACGGATTCACGTGTCGAACTTCATATTATCTATGATAATGACGGTGAAGAGGAAGATGTAAAACTAGGTCAGATTAATATGGGGAAAGACCAGATAAAAGTGGAATTTGACGGAATGCGCAAAATTAAGGCAATCTATCTGACTAAGTCAAAGCCGGGTACTGTAAAAGTACTAGATTTTCATCTGACTGACGGACAAGACTGATAAACGGTTTATCCCATAAATAAGTAATTGCTATTACCTTCATGCCGATAATATATAGATGCCCGTTCAGTGTGTCTATATGCCGGTAAAGGATAATAGCAATTACTTTATAATTTGGATATTGAATTGTATGCGTCAATCGCCTTCTTTACCGAACCATGAAGCAATAACAACTTTTGCGCATGCCCATGGTCTAACCCCAGTTCTTCCATAATCATCCGGGTTCCTCTTTCCACTAACTTCTGATTACTCAACTGCATATTCACCATCTTATTCCCCTTCACCCGTCCGAGTTGAATCATCACCGAAGTACTAATCATATTCAGAATCATCTTCTGTCCGGTGCCTGATTTCATCCGTGAACTTCCCGTCACATATTCCGGCCCGACAATCATTTCGATGGCGACGTCCGCTTCTGCCGCCATCGGAGAATCGGGATTGCTGGTGATACAACCTGTCAGGATACCATGTTTGCGGGCTTCCCGCAAAGCACCGATAACATAAGGCGTAGTGCCGGAAGCAGCGATGCCGATTACGGTATCCTTATCATTAATCTGATGTTCGGTAAGCTCTTCCCATCCCCGGTTCATATCGTCCTCGGCACCTTCCACCGGATTACGCAGAGCGGTGTCTCCACCGGCTATCAAGCCGATAATCCAGGTAGGCGGCATGCCGAATGTCGGTGGTATCTCCGAAGCATCCAGTACTCCCAAACGACCGCTTGTTCCTGCACCCATATAAAAGATGCGTCCGCCCTGCTTCATACGGGGGACAATCAGACTGACAAGCTGTTCAATCTGCGGGATGCTCTTTTTTACAGCTAATGCCACCTTTTGGTCTTCACGATTGATATCTTCTAGTATTTCTCGTACAGACTTTTTTTCTAAATCATCGTAGAGGGACGCTTGTTCGGTTATCTGCATAGGGTTGGAATGATTACAATTTACTAATTATAAGCTACTAATTATAAACTAAATTGATTGGGCAGAGCGGTATGGTATCGGATTAATCCTTCCATCGGACTTTGGAGAATCTTACCGATGCTGATTCCCGTTTCCCGTGCGGCTTCCTGCAATATCTCCTTGTAGCAATGAGCTACCGAACCGATGAAATGTGCCGGATACTGTGCATAGTCATATTGCATCACATTTCTTCGCAGGAAAGCGATGAAACTATTGAGGACTAATTGACGGATACCCGGTTCTTCCAGATGCTGGGCAATGAAAGGAGAAAGGCTTGCCAGAAAGCGGTTCGGGAAAGGCTGACGGTAAACCCGGTCGATGATTTCGGGAGCTGTCAAGTCGAATTGTTTGAGAAACGCTTCCTTTACGGCAGGTGAGAGCTGATTTTTCAGAATATCACCTACTAATAATTTCCCCAGTACTGCGCCACTTCCCTCGTCGCCTAAGATAAATCCTAGCGGTGAGACGTTATTGACAATCTCTTCTCCATTGTAAAAGCAGGAGTTGGAACCGGTTCCCAGAATACAGACAATGCCTGCCTCGTGT
The DNA window shown above is from Bacteroides faecium and carries:
- a CDS encoding ATPase; translation: MILIADSGSTKTDWCVVLNDTPIKRIGTKGLNPFFQSEEEVQQELTHSLLPQLPEGTINSVYFYGAGCTPEKAPVIRRAIADSLPIVGNIKAYSDMLAAARGLCGHEAGIVCILGTGSNSCFYNGEEIVNNVSPLGFILGDEGSGAVLGKLLVGDILKNQLSPAVKEAFLKQFDLTAPEIIDRVYRQPFPNRFLASLSPFIAQHLEEPGIRQLVLNSFIAFLRRNVMQYDYAQYPAHFIGSVAHCYKEILQEAARETGISIGKILQSPMEGLIRYHTALPNQFSL
- a CDS encoding glycan-binding surface protein gives rise to the protein MKLLKYIGKNCMLGLMLVVCLSACQDEDRVSVARICTQKVGDTQTELTKVRLGEMVRIEGSGFATTKAVYCNGTLVSGVNSNFITDTQIIFTVPKSIPIGSEVKNKEELNTIRIVTKYDDFVYPIPILGGTPAITGVSHTLAKAGEQIKIYGTNLRGIEKVTFPGGIVVEADAFTENTDYTTITVNVPEGGDLVAGELSVEGVSGGAYSYNYMNCKECVFINKFQQGDDDAYNYSNMLTAVMQSPLPEETYGEPGNPECYRGFPKDGPSDIDPILNDNQEIGNFRLYSAKMWDIVLANSNGLIKENTLCDKLAIQFDYYATTPWTTGCFRWEMIESNGNYRQTTLSWVESGEIVPVTFRGWRTLTMPLSEMTDVKGKTVKQVKEAVGDKGGKFMFKVGKFQVGGTYYTGITMRDCQVFVGNFRVVPYSKKPYDNN
- a CDS encoding glycoside hydrolase family 28 protein encodes the protein MRINRSKIVSRVLFVFGLVLSCACSEQEISVTDDGATDEDTKTEESGVVLFPRLGDFPLSGTFAMKVNGQAAFVETKGHYDVPIHYAQLSIRSEEVLQVEITVDEAINRYSISPLRKGIQGRAEGNTLQFTVNEPGYFLVRINDLEDLFLLINPQVDYRAQIANKKIINVTDYVSDITGETVQTAVLQQAIDEAARQQAVLYFPDGIYRTGTLQMRSNMTVFLSDGALIIGSTVESDYIREKEYGTNAAACGSLIRLAGVSNFRMIGNGTIDGAAWSGLRRKPGESVPEGGKPVNYATEIYLMFASDCQNLYFDGVVLRDPVFWNTRIFRSREVRMENIKVLNDRPERDWTNTDGIVFDSSLHCSLRNAVIYGGDDNCVVKGRDRRLEYDTEDILYDGVLTVTNSSGVKIGTETFVHRINEVVFRNIDIVSAQRSIVIDAKDGSQISNVRFENIVIEGFYKLSGGYRLIDFRLMNRDAVPCTSTISDIKISDVDVWNGMDGVKVRFEGKDDEAFIRNVTLKDMKVRHQKVESLQELVEKANNLELNNYVYQLLLE
- a CDS encoding glycoside hydrolase family 30 beta sandwich domain-containing protein, which encodes MNRFTYILLVFLLFLSCGGSNEKLESPDKNPETEIDPYETLSIDTDIEYQEIIGFGGMNTKWQASTLSDSEVATLYGKESGQLGYNVLRIRISPNGEKDWKQITGTVRKAKSLGAVILATPWTAPAELKTNKSIVQGELEDYAGYAAYLKRFVQYMKDNDAAIDVLSIQNEPDIDVDYESCQWSPAQIYNFVKAYGAELRNTGVKLLAAEHSKFNHTFTDLLLNDAQVAENMDCIGGHIYGGGLAEYDLVSQKGKEYWMTEHLLNKAWDDKTLKSPEALRMENLAFAEEVNQCMEKGFNVYIWWYLRRFYSMLGDGDGGSVRSEVTTRGYFLSHFAKYATGRTRVKATLPQSIVSGISATAYKDADGNISVMLVNSSANAMKDLKLNLPFKAGKITKVVTVSGTTLAGTNKKMAQSTVDLDDGVEVEAYSVVTLLIER
- the murQ gene encoding N-acetylmuramic acid 6-phosphate etherase codes for the protein MQITEQASLYDDLEKKSVREILEDINREDQKVALAVKKSIPQIEQLVSLIVPRMKQGGRIFYMGAGTSGRLGVLDASEIPPTFGMPPTWIIGLIAGGDTALRNPVEGAEDDMNRGWEELTEHQINDKDTVIGIAASGTTPYVIGALREARKHGILTGCITSNPDSPMAAEADVAIEMIVGPEYVTGSSRMKSGTGQKMILNMISTSVMIQLGRVKGNKMVNMQLSNQKLVERGTRMIMEELGLDHGHAQKLLLLHGSVKKAIDAYNSISKL
- a CDS encoding glycan-binding surface protein, whose product is MMKTIQYLKYSWLFSLLIMMSGGLISCGDDDVYNKRDAGSDKVLIESIRVQSNDLWAPVAQVRVGTAVRIEGNNLEKASAVYFNGYEVTSEHFTNIGKTYIETVVPENTPIGHQVTDETVKNTVRVVTDVNEFTSELNIISKSLNVSGIALYENEEASIPGSTVTEAELGSKIQIQGAGLDFVTAVYFNGKATTEKFILQSAVGITLHIPKDTPLGSNVTNSSDRNTITVETEFGEKFIYSFTIKGNPPTFTGVRSADGSEVITKSKGGETIRLIGTHLETVTSIYCNGKELTDFETTPEYILLTLPKDLPVGSAVTNEETRNKIRIVSEFGEAALDFEFRGNGAAPVIDRVSHTLAKAGERIELLGENFIDIEKVVFPGEVEADLQTMTVGSDYKTLSVLIPVGGDQTAGAIRVEGINGIGYSYGYLNCHSNVFIEKFSGDSWGTHQAGTRISGNLSAEVGVSGEWPQNPGVYRAFPANGTVDYKADGTDDTNNNGYYSFKVQKAWQHLLDNNALDGTVNCDDLAVQFDCWMSCNWTAGALRFAFKGDNEITFVPWHTGWSDEYKTVDVDFSKGWKTFTFPLSEMASVAGKTVKQASESTENGRFTFIFGRFNYSSWSRGEAMDGFRICFGNFRIVPYVKGE